In Xiphophorus maculatus strain JP 163 A chromosome 18, X_maculatus-5.0-male, whole genome shotgun sequence, a single genomic region encodes these proteins:
- the sln gene encoding sarcolipin: MDRSAQELFLNFMIVLITVLLMWLLVKTYQD; encoded by the coding sequence ATGGACCGCTCGGCGCAAGAACTGTTTCTCAACTTCATGATCGTCCTTATCACTGTGCTTCTGATGTGGCTACTGGTGAAAACTTACCAGGATTGA